CTAAACACTTATTCTAGTCACTGATTTAAATTTGTGCGACTCTTGTATCtctattttgattattattattcttttcttttttgtccgagaaaataaatttaaatgggATAATATAgtcttgaataaaaaatatttatgtgctTTGGCATAGTTTTGAATCATGTAAATCGTCTCATTAAAATGAGATAACGAATAGTCGAATACTCATACACAAACACGAGTGTAGGTACATAAGCTCttttaaaaagttatgttttgagAGTGCCTTCGGTGGAAGATTGCAGAAAGTGATGTTGAGATAATTTGGGTCTGTGATGAGAAGAAGCACGTGTGTTTCAGTGTGGAGGTGTGAGAGATTGACTTGGGATGAATTCAAGAGAGGTAGAGTTAGGCGGAAGAAATATTGTGGAGAGATGATTAGACATGACATGGTGTAGTTGCGGTGTAGTGAGGTCATGACCTTAGATACAAAGGTGCGAAGGAGATGAATTAGGGTAGAAAAGTTAGTAGGTAAGAGGGCGTTCATGCTAGTAAATGGGTGTGTGTTGTTCATGCTAGTAAGAGGGCGTTCATGCTATGCTTATAGTTAAGGTTCTTcgattttattgatatatatatgttgttttgTGTAGTTCGGTTGTAGTATTATTTGGTTGTCATACTATTCTTCTActatttgttattttgttaCTATCTATTGTCTCATGTATTTCAATTACGTCTTTTTTTAGTCTAATTTTTATCTGAGCTGAAGGTCTATCGGGAACGAGCTGAATACACTATtatgttgttgtattattttctgagagtgaagaatctcaaaagtgcaaaataaaattttcttacgAAAGGGGAAAACGGTTACTCCGTATTTCAAACacctatatattattattattaagaagGAATTTATGCACATTTTAGGGAATTACTGGACCTAAGATATGGCCATAACCCATAAAGAGGAAGATACCTTGATATGATATGAATATATGGACATAATTTCTTGGACGTCACTTAATGGCCAAAACAGGAAAAAAGAATGTCCATATTTTTTGCTACAATTTCTTGATGTGGAAATGAGAGCAACTAACTTGACACATTTGGTAATGGTAGTGCCTttgaaatcactttttgaattgGTTTACGCTAATGGAGAGTGCAAAAGggacaaaaaaaatcatacacTTAGAAACATAATGTGTAGGAAAAACAACGACTTGTAAAGAAGAACCATCTTTACTTCGGAGCATGGATATAGATATTCTTAGAGAGGGTTTGGCTATGGTTAGTTCATAGAAGTATGGAAAATATTCTGAATTCggcgcaaattattagtttcattctgAACTATTAACAGTTTTAAAAATACCTCTCTAGTTGATTAACTAAACTTATATACACCCCGTCTACCTCTATAGAAGTATTTGGTCAAACAGGCTCTTAGGACCCTCATATCGACCAAATACTTCTATGGTGGGTTCAAAGTTCACTTTGAAGTTTCAAATATAATGCagtatgtttttttatatatcaaaataaataaataatcatttttgctTTGAACGGTAAAGAAAAACAAGTAGAGAAGGGTCCTGCCCTCCTCAGTATCACCTGAATCACCTTAACAATGCGTACACGGATTTTCTATGAAAATAATCAACGTCTATTAATAGAAGTTCCAAACAAAATAAACTCAATTTTGTTTTGTCATTTGACAGTATCACCAAATTAAGTTGTCCCCATCGATTGAAGCTTGCTGAAAATGACTCCCCTTACGGAATTATGGTTTGAATGATCTCTCTGTCAGTTCTTGCAatttgaatagaagaaaattttCCTATGTGACAAAATTCATATAACTTAAATAACATTTGTACTGAACTATAAAATCAATCTACCTCAAATTTCTATCATTGTAGGTTAAATAACATTAAGGTTACTTGTATTATAAGTAAAATTTCTATtataaagatataaaaaaactTAACACAGTCAATATACATAACTTAATTATCTACTTATCTGGTCTTTCCAGCAGCCTTTGCAGTATTCCGGGATTTAACCGGTCTTGATCAAAGCACTGCACTATAGCGCGAAGCTGGGAAAATGGATACACTCATTTTACAGGCGGATAGCTTCATAATAATCTCCAAAGTTATCTGATCCGAGCTCTGTAGAATTTGTCCTTTTCCTCGTGAAATAGAATGGCTAGCTCTGTCTTTGCAGAGGCCATAAAGAGAGCACCATTGTCATCCTAAAACACTTTCCGTGTCATAATAAGAATCAATTGATGCAGAGGGATGATGACGATAACGATGAAAAGAGCCATTATCTTGGTGTGTGTCATAATATCTGCAAGAATCAACTGATGATGCAGAGGGATGATGCTGATGAATAGAGCCATGTTGTTCGGAACCATAAAATGAATCATCAATGAAAGGAGGCTTTGACGGAACAGGCACTTCTAAGTTTTCTTGTGTAAGTAGTTTAATGATTGTTGACATATCTGGACGCATAATAGGTGACTCTTGAGTACATAGCAGCGCAATTTGAACCACCCTTACTACTTCATTCACATCTTCTATCTCCATACTCGGATCTATTATCCGATATGCCCTTTTCTCCTTGAAATGTTTCCATGCCTGCAcgttaaattaataagataatatCAAACACACAAATTCTgtcaaaaatagaaatataaaatgACCTGATTGTGTAACTACGTCTAGAAGTAAATTCGAAAAAGCTGAGTGTTGAGGGGAAATTACAATGGTTACAAGGGTGTCTAGAGTGTCATCGGCTGGAATTTTGTTGAACTCCCGTCCGCTTACTATTTCCAAGATAAGAACTCCAAAGCTATAAACATCCACTTTATCTGTTAATTGTCCTTGAGCAAGGTACTCCGGAGCCATGTATCCGCTGCAGGTATAGGGATTAGCACGGGCTAGGACAAAATGAAGAGTGGTAAGAGGTTAATCCAAATTTAAGTGCTTCATTACATACAATGTGCCTGCAATGACAAGAGGTGCACTTCCTTTTTCCCTGATATTAACTCTGGAAAGACCAATAACATAACAAATAACAATTACATCTCAATTCCAAGCAAGTCGAAGTCagatatatgaattatgattgtcCATGTTGCTCCATTTAAGCTCGtcttaataaaaatgaaaatagacACTTGTAGTTCTCCATGTTTCCTGGTGACATAAATCTTGAACACGACTAAGAAGGCTTGACTTTTTGAAGGCAATGAACCTAAAGTAAATGCACTAACCTGGCAAGACCAAAATCTGCAATTTTGGGACGATATTTTGAGTCTAGTAAGATATTACTAGGTTTGATGTCTCTGTGAATGATTCGAACTTGGCAATCATTGTGAAGGTATTCTAAACCTTCAGCTATCCCTTCGACTATTTTGAGCCTTTTCTTCCAATccaattctttcttcttctttggatcTTTCTTCCATGCATACAGTCAAGAAAATCAACTAAGTACGATAGTATTTCTAGTTACAAATGACTTAGCATTTTTTCTGTCCTTTTCGGGAAAGGAGGAGAAGAATTAAAGATCTTAAGAATAAAATACATACCAAATAAGATAAGATCAAGGCTTTTATTTTCTAGATACTCATATACAAGAAAGCTGTCATCGGCAGTGAAACAACAGCCAAGAAAACGAACTAAATGCTGGTGTTGGGCTTGTCCAATAATGTCTATCNTGACTTTTCGGGAAAGGAGGAGAAGAATTAAAGATCTTAAGAATAAAATACGTACCAAATAAGATAAGATCAAGGCTTTTATTTTCTAGATACTCATATACAAGAAAACTGTCATCGGCAGTGAAACAACAGCCAAGAAAACGAACTAAATGCTGGTGTTGGGCTTGTCCAATAATGTCTATCTCATTGGATATCTCTTCATTCCGAATTTTGGTAGTTAAAAACATCCGTTTGATAGCAATTTCTCTACCATCTGGCAAAGTCCCCTACTTCAGAAATATTCTAGACTTGTTTAGCAGAACTAACATTGTCAAAGCAGAGAAGCAAAACAGGGGTGAGAAAAacgaaaagaaaagaaaagaaaacgaAGTAGTATGCTTTTATACTTTAAAGACTTCACCAAATCCACCTTGGCCAATCTTGCGTTCTTCACTGAAGTTGTCTGTAGATTTCTCTAGTGTTGAATATTTGAAATGCAGGCTCCTTTTCATAACAGATGACTCAAGATCTGAAGAATCACCATTATGTTTCGTCTGGTGTTGCACTCGTTTTTCATGGAGAGTTGTGCCCACAATATATCCAACCAGAATAGCTATTATGCAT
The Solanum stenotomum isolate F172 chromosome 12, ASM1918654v1, whole genome shotgun sequence DNA segment above includes these coding regions:
- the LOC125848984 gene encoding cysteine-rich receptor-like protein kinase 46 isoform X3, yielding MNLKNDQFRDVATKVVKDVVTMAPVHGGYAEGRRKTYGLSVYGMAICWNTLDEKACSDCLSNASTAVLDCLPSIEARSLSVGCYFRYSEFESSNGSNFFNSKGAIFMYLVFILVAVGVCIIAILVGYIVGTTLHEKRVQHQTKHNGDSSDLESSVMKRSLHFKYSTLEKSTDNFSEERKIGQGGFGEVFKGTLPDGREIAIKRMFLTTKIRNEEISNEIDIIGQAQHQHLVRFLGCCFTADDSFLVYEYLENKSLDLILFDPKKKKELDWKKRLKIVEGIAEGLEYLHNDCQVRIIHRDIKPSNILLDSKYRPKIADFGLARVNIREKGSAPLVIAGTFGYMAPEYLAQGQLTDKVDVYSFGVLILEIVSGREFNKIPADDTLDTLVTIAWKHFKEKRAYRIIDPSMEIEDVNEVVRVVQIALLCTQESPIMRPDMSTIIKLLTQENLEVPVPSKPPFIDDSFYGSEQHGSIHQHHPSASSVDSCRYYDTHQDNGSFHRYRHHPSASIDSYYDTESVLG
- the LOC125848984 gene encoding cysteine-rich receptor-like protein kinase 46 isoform X1, giving the protein MANVIVIVLCLIFSILPAAIANPRTELVYKFCGVEQADNVSEFNQNYANAIVAMEPEIKSNKFSIYGEGLAPNRIFVLAQCMDDLSKEDCQICFSAIKTQLPGCFPHISGRVFFDGCFMRFENYSFFYESSSPHDVKRCSDAVNLKNDQFRDVATKVVKDVVTMAPVHGGYAEGRRKTYGLSVYGMAICWNTLDEKACSDCLSNASTAVLDCLPSIEARSLSVGCYFRYSEFESSNGSNFFNSKGAIFMYLVFILVAVGVCIIAILVGYIVGTTLHEKRVQHQTKHNGDSSDLESSVMKRSLHFKYSTLEKSTDNFSEERKIGQGGFGEVFKGTLPDGREIAIKRMFLTTKIRNEEISNEIDIIGQAQHQHLVRFLGCCFTADDSFLVYEYLENKSLDLILFDPKKKKELDWKKRLKIVEGIAEGLEYLHNDCQVRIIHRDIKPSNILLDSKYRPKIADFGLARVNIREKGSAPLVIAGTFGYMAPEYLAQGQLTDKVDVYSFGVLILEIVSGREFNKIPADDTLDTLVTIAWKHFKEKRAYRIIDPSMEIEDVNEVVRVVQIALLCTQESPIMRPDMSTIIKLLTQENLEVPVPSKPPFIDDSFYGSEQHGSIHQHHPSASSVDSCRYYDTHQDNGSFHRYRHHPSASIDSYYDTESVLG
- the LOC125848984 gene encoding cysteine-rich receptor-like protein kinase 46 isoform X2, producing MNPLLPMTLNDAVNLKNDQFRDVATKVVKDVVTMAPVHGGYAEGRRKTYGLSVYGMAICWNTLDEKACSDCLSNASTAVLDCLPSIEARSLSVGCYFRYSEFESSNGSNFFNSKGAIFMYLVFILVAVGVCIIAILVGYIVGTTLHEKRVQHQTKHNGDSSDLESSVMKRSLHFKYSTLEKSTDNFSEERKIGQGGFGEVFKGTLPDGREIAIKRMFLTTKIRNEEISNEIDIIGQAQHQHLVRFLGCCFTADDSFLVYEYLENKSLDLILFDPKKKKELDWKKRLKIVEGIAEGLEYLHNDCQVRIIHRDIKPSNILLDSKYRPKIADFGLARVNIREKGSAPLVIAGTFGYMAPEYLAQGQLTDKVDVYSFGVLILEIVSGREFNKIPADDTLDTLVTIAWKHFKEKRAYRIIDPSMEIEDVNEVVRVVQIALLCTQESPIMRPDMSTIIKLLTQENLEVPVPSKPPFIDDSFYGSEQHGSIHQHHPSASSVDSCRYYDTHQDNGSFHRYRHHPSASIDSYYDTESVLG